In a genomic window of Xylophilus rhododendri:
- a CDS encoding pyridoxal phosphate-dependent aminotransferase, which produces MKAIQKSAKLANVLYDIRGPIMDRAKEMEEEGQKIIKLNIGNLAPFGFDAPEEVQQDMIRNLPNSAGYSDSKGIFAARKAVMHYTQQQGVKGVTLDDIYLGNGASELIALATNALLDNGDELLVPMPDYPLWTACTSLSGGKPVHYLCDEANGWMPDLDDIRAKITPRTKGIVVINPNNPTGALYSDELLRSLVQIAREHGLLIFADEVYDKVLYDGVRHTAIASLSDDVLTITFNSLSKSYRSCGYRAGWMTISGDKRGATDYIEGLNMLSNMRLCANVPGQWAIQTALGGYQSINELVGPGGRLRRQRDLAYELITAIPGVTCNRPEAALYMFPKLDPQMYPIEDDRQFFLELLNETRVMLVQGSGFNYPGNHHFRIVFLPHEDDLREAISRIARFLESYRRRHA; this is translated from the coding sequence TTGAAGGCAATCCAGAAATCCGCCAAGCTCGCCAACGTCCTCTACGACATCCGTGGTCCCATCATGGACCGCGCCAAGGAGATGGAAGAGGAAGGCCAGAAGATCATCAAGCTGAACATCGGCAACCTCGCGCCGTTCGGCTTCGATGCGCCCGAGGAAGTCCAGCAGGACATGATCCGCAACCTGCCCAATTCGGCCGGCTACTCGGACAGCAAGGGCATCTTCGCGGCGCGCAAGGCCGTCATGCACTACACCCAGCAGCAGGGCGTGAAGGGCGTGACGCTGGACGACATCTACCTGGGCAACGGCGCCTCCGAGCTGATCGCGCTGGCCACCAACGCGCTGCTGGACAACGGCGACGAACTGCTGGTGCCCATGCCCGACTACCCGCTGTGGACCGCCTGCACCAGCCTGTCGGGCGGCAAGCCGGTGCACTACCTGTGCGACGAGGCCAACGGCTGGATGCCCGACCTCGACGACATCCGCGCCAAGATCACGCCGCGCACCAAGGGCATCGTCGTCATCAACCCGAACAACCCCACGGGCGCGTTGTATTCCGACGAGCTGCTGCGCTCCCTGGTGCAGATCGCCCGCGAGCACGGCCTGCTGATCTTCGCCGACGAGGTCTACGACAAGGTGCTCTACGACGGCGTGCGCCACACCGCGATCGCCTCGCTCAGCGACGACGTGCTGACCATCACCTTCAACTCGCTGTCCAAGAGCTACCGCTCCTGCGGCTACCGCGCGGGCTGGATGACGATCTCGGGCGACAAGCGCGGCGCCACCGACTACATCGAGGGCCTGAACATGCTCTCGAACATGCGCCTGTGCGCCAACGTGCCGGGCCAGTGGGCGATCCAGACGGCGCTCGGCGGCTACCAGAGCATCAACGAGCTGGTCGGCCCCGGCGGCCGGCTGCGCCGCCAGCGCGACCTGGCCTACGAGCTGATCACCGCGATTCCGGGCGTGACCTGCAACCGCCCCGAGGCCGCGCTGTACATGTTCCCCAAGCTCGATCCGCAGATGTATCCCATCGAGGACGACCGGCAGTTCTTCCTGGAACTGCTCAATGAAACCCGCGTGATGCTGGTGCAGGGCTCGGGCTTCAACTACCCCGGCAACCACCATTTCCGCATCGTGTTCCTGCCCCACGAGGACGACCTGCGCGAGGCCATCTCGCGCATCGCGCGTTTCCTCGAAAGCTATCGTCGGCGCCACGCCTGA
- a CDS encoding homoserine dehydrogenase — translation MKPIQVGLLGIGTVGSGTFNVLQRNQEEIRRRAGRGIAITMVADLDVERARAAVGPDVTVVNDARQVVANPEIDIVVELIGGYGIAKQLVLEAIEAGKHVVTANKALLAVHGTEIFAAAQRKGVMVAFEAAVAGGIPIIKSLREGLTANRIEWIAGIINGTTNFILSEMRDKGLDFDVVLKEAQRLGYAEADPTFDIEGVDAAHKITLMSAIAYGVPVQFDRAYVEGITKLGAADIRYAEQLGYRIKLLGITKRVAAGIELRVHPSLVPAKRLIANVEGAMNAVMVQGDAVGTTLYYGKGAGSEPTASAVVADLVDIARLHTADPEHRVPHLAFQPDEMSDVSVLPMSEVVTSYYLRLRVADQNGVLAKVTGLLAAAGIGIDAVLQRESEDVGGEGAPQTDLIILTHDTREGTMDAAIAQMQVLPTVLAPIVRIRKEELA, via the coding sequence ATGAAACCGATTCAAGTAGGCCTGCTGGGCATCGGCACCGTCGGCAGCGGCACCTTCAACGTCCTGCAGCGCAACCAGGAAGAGATCCGCCGCCGCGCCGGCCGCGGCATCGCCATCACCATGGTGGCCGACCTCGACGTGGAACGCGCGCGCGCCGCCGTGGGCCCGGACGTGACCGTGGTGAACGACGCCCGCCAGGTCGTCGCCAACCCCGAGATCGACATCGTGGTCGAACTCATCGGCGGCTACGGCATCGCCAAACAGCTGGTGCTCGAAGCCATCGAGGCCGGCAAGCATGTGGTCACCGCCAACAAGGCGCTGCTGGCGGTGCACGGCACCGAGATCTTCGCGGCCGCGCAGCGCAAGGGCGTGATGGTGGCCTTCGAGGCGGCCGTGGCGGGCGGCATCCCCATCATCAAGTCGCTGCGCGAGGGCCTGACCGCCAACCGCATCGAATGGATCGCCGGCATCATCAACGGCACCACCAACTTCATCCTGTCGGAGATGCGGGACAAGGGCCTGGACTTCGACGTGGTCCTGAAGGAAGCCCAGCGCCTGGGCTATGCCGAGGCCGACCCCACCTTCGACATCGAAGGCGTGGACGCCGCCCACAAGATCACGCTGATGTCGGCCATCGCCTATGGCGTGCCGGTGCAGTTCGACCGGGCTTATGTCGAGGGCATCACCAAGCTGGGTGCGGCCGACATCCGCTACGCCGAACAACTCGGCTACCGCATCAAGCTGCTGGGCATCACCAAACGCGTGGCCGCGGGCATCGAGCTGCGGGTGCATCCCAGCCTGGTGCCGGCCAAGCGCCTGATCGCCAACGTCGAAGGCGCGATGAACGCGGTGATGGTGCAGGGCGACGCGGTCGGCACCACGCTGTACTACGGCAAGGGCGCAGGCAGCGAGCCGACCGCCAGCGCGGTCGTGGCCGACCTGGTCGACATCGCCCGCCTGCACACCGCAGACCCCGAACACCGCGTGCCGCATCTGGCCTTCCAGCCCGACGAGATGAGCGATGTCTCGGTGCTGCCGATGAGCGAGGTCGTCACCAGCTACTACCTGCGCCTGCGTGTGGCCGACCAGAACGGCGTGCTGGCCAAGGTCACCGGCCTGCTGGCCGCGGCCGGCATCGGCATCGACGCGGTGCTGCAGCGCGAGTCCGAGGACGTGGGCGGCGAGGGTGCTCCGCAGACCGACCTGATCATCCTGACGCACGACACCCGCGAAGGCACCATGGACGCCGCCATCGCGCAGATGCAGGTGCTGCCGACGGTGCTGGCGCCCATCGTTCGCATCCGCAAGGAAGAACTGGCCTGA
- a CDS encoding AbrB/MazE/SpoVT family DNA-binding domain-containing protein, whose protein sequence is MGYALTVKSQVTVPKAMRQHLKVAAGQEVEYEAMPDGSVRMTAAASKPADVEDIRVALRKWRGTGVLKQSTEEIMRFTRGEDAMR, encoded by the coding sequence ATGGGTTACGCACTCACAGTCAAGAGCCAGGTGACCGTTCCGAAAGCCATGCGCCAGCATCTGAAGGTGGCAGCTGGCCAGGAGGTCGAGTACGAGGCGATGCCCGATGGCAGCGTGCGTATGACCGCGGCTGCTTCCAAACCGGCGGATGTCGAGGACATCCGTGTGGCGCTGCGCAAATGGCGCGGGACCGGGGTGCTCAAGCAGTCCACCGAGGAAATCATGCGTTTCACCCGCGGCGAAGACGCGATGCGATGA
- a CDS encoding type II toxin-antitoxin system VapC family toxin produces MTLVDANVLIDLVEGTSDWYAWSESALLRAAGQGPLLINAIVYAEIARDFASQADIQDFLRDLRIGVDPLDEDIAFQAARAHAHYRQAGGQRHATLPDFFIGAHASVRRLALLTRDSKRIQTYFPDVELICPSA; encoded by the coding sequence ATGACTTTGGTGGACGCCAACGTGCTGATCGATCTGGTCGAAGGCACTTCAGATTGGTACGCGTGGAGCGAGTCCGCCTTGCTGCGGGCGGCGGGGCAGGGGCCCTTGCTGATCAATGCGATCGTCTATGCCGAAATCGCTCGCGACTTCGCCAGCCAGGCCGACATCCAGGACTTCCTGCGAGACCTGCGCATCGGCGTGGACCCGCTCGACGAGGACATCGCCTTCCAGGCCGCTCGCGCCCATGCCCACTACCGCCAGGCCGGCGGCCAGCGGCACGCGACCCTGCCCGACTTCTTCATCGGCGCACATGCCAGCGTTCGCCGGCTGGCGCTGTTGACCCGCGACAGCAAACGTATCCAGACCTACTTTCCCGACGTGGAACTCATTTGTCCCAGCGCATGA
- the thrC gene encoding threonine synthase, protein MKYLSTRGHADRKRFCEILLEGLAPDGGLYLPEHYPQVDTATLEVWRALYDQHGYAALAFEILSLYIDDIPAEELRDICQRTYTKAVFGTDEIVPLRELENSFFLEALSNGPTLAFKDMAMQLLGNLFEYELARRGEQLNILGATSGDTGSAAEYAMRGKQGVRVFMTSPKGRMSPFQQAQMFSLQDANIHNLAIEGVFDDCQDIVKAVSNDLDFKRKYRIGTVNSINWARLLAQVVYYFAGYFQASRATPEGGTPDTVSFSVPSGNFGNVCAGHVARMMGLPIQKLVVATNENDVLDEFFRTGIYRVRGSADTHETSSPSMDISKASNFERFVFDLLGRDGSEVKRLFSDELGSKGFFELHEHASFADASGKYGFASGRSSHADRVDTIRDTWKRHATMIDPHTADGVKVARPFVEKGVPMIVLETALPIKFAATIVEALDQEPERPPAFDGIEALPKRVTDLPAGVSAVKDYIVRHCA, encoded by the coding sequence ATGAAATACCTCTCCACCCGCGGCCACGCCGACCGCAAGCGCTTCTGCGAAATCCTGCTCGAAGGCCTGGCGCCGGACGGCGGGCTGTACCTGCCCGAGCACTATCCGCAGGTCGATACCGCCACCCTCGAAGTTTGGCGCGCCCTCTACGACCAGCACGGCTACGCGGCCCTGGCCTTCGAGATCCTGTCGCTCTACATCGACGACATCCCGGCCGAGGAACTGCGCGACATCTGCCAGCGCACCTACACCAAGGCCGTCTTCGGCACCGACGAGATCGTGCCGCTGCGCGAGCTGGAGAACAGCTTCTTCCTCGAAGCCCTGTCCAACGGCCCCACGCTGGCCTTCAAGGACATGGCGATGCAGCTGCTGGGCAACCTGTTCGAATACGAACTGGCGCGCCGCGGCGAGCAACTCAACATCCTGGGCGCCACCTCCGGCGACACCGGCAGCGCGGCCGAATACGCCATGCGCGGCAAGCAGGGCGTGCGGGTCTTCATGACCAGCCCGAAGGGCCGCATGAGTCCCTTCCAGCAGGCACAGATGTTCAGCCTGCAGGACGCCAACATCCACAACCTGGCGATCGAAGGTGTGTTCGACGACTGCCAGGACATCGTCAAGGCCGTCTCCAACGACCTGGACTTCAAGCGCAAGTACCGCATCGGCACGGTCAACTCGATCAACTGGGCGCGGCTGCTGGCCCAGGTGGTGTACTACTTCGCCGGCTACTTCCAGGCGTCTCGCGCCACGCCCGAGGGCGGCACGCCGGACACGGTCAGCTTCTCGGTGCCCAGCGGCAATTTCGGCAACGTCTGCGCCGGCCATGTGGCCCGCATGATGGGTCTGCCGATCCAGAAGCTCGTGGTGGCCACCAACGAGAACGACGTGCTCGACGAGTTCTTCCGCACCGGCATCTACCGGGTGCGCGGCAGCGCCGACACGCACGAGACCTCCAGCCCGTCGATGGACATCTCCAAGGCCAGCAACTTCGAGCGCTTCGTGTTCGATCTGCTCGGCCGCGACGGCTCGGAAGTCAAACGTCTGTTCTCCGACGAGCTCGGCAGCAAGGGCTTCTTCGAGCTGCACGAGCACGCTTCCTTCGCCGATGCCTCGGGCAAGTACGGCTTCGCCAGCGGCCGCAGTAGCCATGCCGACCGGGTGGACACCATCCGCGACACCTGGAAGCGCCACGCCACCATGATCGATCCGCACACGGCGGACGGCGTGAAGGTGGCCCGGCCCTTCGTGGAAAAAGGCGTGCCGATGATCGTGCTGGAGACGGCGCTGCCGATCAAGTTCGCCGCCACCATCGTCGAGGCACTCGACCAGGAGCCCGAGCGCCCGCCGGCCTTCGACGGCATCGAGGCCCTGCCCAAGCGGGTGACCGACCTGCCCGCCGGCGTGTCGGCGGTGAAGGACTACATCGTCCGGCACTGCGCGTGA
- the mobB gene encoding molybdopterin-guanine dinucleotide biosynthesis protein B produces MKVVGFAGYSGSGKTTLIEAVIALLAASGQRVGVIKHAHHRFDIDHEGKDSWRHRKAGAAEVLVASDVRLALMREYAVPQEPSVHALIAELDPTLDWVLVEGFRGGELAKIEVWRAPSPDFAGQPPRFPDDGRILAICTDRPGALPDTGARPVLDWARPEAVAGWLNEHGDRFRYTPPTQA; encoded by the coding sequence GTGAAGGTCGTCGGTTTTGCCGGCTATTCCGGCTCGGGCAAGACCACGCTGATCGAGGCGGTGATCGCACTGCTGGCGGCATCCGGCCAGCGTGTCGGTGTCATCAAGCATGCGCACCATCGCTTCGACATCGACCATGAAGGCAAGGACAGCTGGCGCCATCGCAAGGCCGGCGCTGCCGAGGTGCTGGTGGCTTCGGATGTGCGCCTGGCGCTGATGCGTGAATACGCGGTGCCGCAGGAGCCGTCGGTGCACGCCCTGATCGCCGAACTCGACCCGACCCTGGACTGGGTTCTGGTCGAAGGCTTTCGCGGCGGCGAGCTGGCCAAGATCGAGGTCTGGCGCGCCCCTTCGCCGGATTTCGCGGGCCAGCCACCGCGTTTTCCGGACGACGGCCGCATCCTCGCCATCTGCACCGATCGGCCCGGGGCCTTGCCCGATACCGGCGCGCGACCGGTGCTCGACTGGGCCCGGCCCGAGGCCGTCGCCGGATGGCTGAACGAGCACGGCGACCGATTCCGTTACACGCCGCCCACCCAAGCCTGA
- a CDS encoding molybdopterin molybdotransferase MoeA: MSSKPTTSPAQPVSGGAPRKQLTALDDALAELLSHATPLAGEGAFETLSTFEADRRVLAEDLLSELQVPPNDNSAMDGYALRLSDLSGPGTVLPVSQRIAAGQSPGPLAPGSAARIFTGAPIPAGADAVQMQEFCSAQDGDRVRIDRIPAPGEAIRRAGEDVRRGAVVLTRGTRLSPAALGLAASIGRATLQVARRPRVALFSTGDELVMPGEKAPADMPAGAIYNSNRFLLSSLLRRCGCEVTDLGVVPDDFDATVAALRRAADGHDLVLTSGGVSVGEEDHVKPAVQALGELTLWQMAMKPGKPFAYGQVCGAHFIGLPGNPVSSFVTFLMMVRPFLLKLQGASRLSPEPVPTVAHFSWPKADPRREFLRVARGATGGLELFAHQGSGVLTSMVWGDGLVDNPPGTPIAPGDLVRFLPFSELLS, from the coding sequence ATGTCTTCCAAGCCCACGACCTCTCCCGCCCAGCCCGTCTCCGGCGGCGCGCCCCGCAAGCAGCTCACGGCCCTCGACGACGCACTGGCCGAACTGCTGTCCCACGCCACGCCGCTGGCGGGCGAGGGCGCCTTCGAAACGCTGTCCACCTTCGAGGCCGACCGCCGGGTGCTGGCCGAAGACCTGCTGTCCGAGCTGCAGGTGCCGCCCAACGACAACAGCGCCATGGATGGCTACGCCCTGCGCCTGTCCGACCTGTCCGGGCCGGGCACGGTGCTGCCGGTGTCGCAGCGCATCGCGGCCGGCCAGTCGCCCGGGCCGCTGGCGCCCGGATCGGCCGCACGCATCTTCACCGGCGCGCCGATTCCGGCCGGCGCCGATGCGGTGCAGATGCAGGAGTTCTGCAGCGCGCAGGACGGCGACCGGGTGCGCATCGACCGCATTCCCGCCCCAGGCGAGGCGATCCGCCGCGCTGGCGAGGATGTGCGCCGCGGCGCGGTCGTGCTGACCCGCGGCACCCGGCTGAGCCCGGCCGCGCTCGGCCTGGCCGCCAGCATCGGCCGCGCCACGCTGCAGGTGGCGCGCCGGCCGCGCGTGGCCCTGTTCTCCACCGGCGACGAACTCGTCATGCCCGGCGAGAAGGCGCCGGCCGACATGCCGGCTGGCGCCATCTACAACTCCAACCGCTTCCTGCTCAGCAGCCTGCTCAGGCGCTGCGGCTGCGAGGTGACCGACCTGGGCGTGGTGCCGGACGACTTCGACGCCACCGTGGCCGCCCTGCGCCGCGCCGCCGACGGGCACGACCTGGTGCTGACCAGCGGCGGCGTCTCCGTCGGCGAGGAGGACCATGTCAAGCCCGCCGTGCAGGCGCTCGGCGAACTCACGCTCTGGCAGATGGCCATGAAGCCGGGCAAGCCCTTCGCCTACGGCCAAGTCTGCGGCGCCCACTTCATCGGACTGCCGGGCAATCCGGTGTCGAGCTTCGTGACCTTCCTGATGATGGTGCGGCCCTTCCTGCTCAAGCTGCAGGGCGCGTCGCGCCTGTCGCCCGAACCGGTGCCGACGGTGGCGCATTTCAGCTGGCCCAAGGCCGATCCGCGCCGCGAATTCCTGCGTGTGGCGCGCGGCGCCACCGGCGGCCTGGAGCTGTTCGCGCACCAGGGCTCGGGTGTGCTGACCTCCATGGTCTGGGGCGACGGCCTGGTCGACAACCCGCCCGGCACGCCTATCGCCCCCGGGGACCTGGTGCGTTTCCTGCCGTTCTCGGAGCTGCTGTCGTGA
- a CDS encoding MoaD/ThiS family protein, translating to MSQPVELQLRYFASVREAVGTGAESWTSQAATVAGLRDELIARGGAWAQSLARCRAVRVAVDQVLQQDESAALRPGAEIAFFPPVTGG from the coding sequence GTGAGCCAGCCCGTCGAACTGCAGCTGCGCTATTTCGCTTCGGTGCGCGAGGCGGTGGGCACCGGCGCGGAAAGCTGGACCAGCCAGGCCGCCACCGTGGCCGGCCTGCGCGACGAACTCATCGCCCGCGGCGGCGCCTGGGCCCAGAGCCTGGCGCGTTGCCGGGCGGTGCGGGTGGCGGTGGACCAGGTGCTGCAGCAGGACGAGAGCGCCGCCTTGCGCCCCGGCGCCGAGATCGCGTTTTTTCCGCCGGTCACCGGGGGCTGA
- a CDS encoding molybdenum cofactor biosynthesis protein MoaE: protein MGTQSVRSHVSIQAGDFDLSAEVTALRAGDGGVGAVCSFVGTVRDHGGQGSVSAMELEHYPGMTEKAIEAMIAAAFERFDIRGARVIHRIGLLQPQEQIVLVAVSSAHRGESFKACEFLMDYLKTQAPFWKKESTPGGAHWVDARVSDDEALARWDAMPPRS, encoded by the coding sequence ATGGGAACGCAATCCGTTCGCTCGCATGTGAGCATCCAGGCCGGGGATTTCGATCTCTCCGCCGAAGTCACGGCGCTGCGTGCCGGCGACGGCGGTGTCGGCGCGGTCTGCAGTTTCGTCGGCACGGTGCGCGACCACGGCGGCCAGGGCAGCGTGTCGGCGATGGAGCTGGAGCACTACCCCGGCATGACCGAAAAGGCGATCGAGGCCATGATCGCCGCCGCCTTCGAGCGCTTCGACATCCGCGGCGCCCGGGTCATCCACCGCATCGGCCTGCTGCAGCCGCAGGAGCAGATCGTGCTGGTGGCGGTCAGCTCGGCGCATCGGGGCGAATCGTTCAAGGCCTGTGAATTCCTGATGGACTACCTGAAGACCCAGGCGCCGTTCTGGAAGAAGGAAAGCACGCCCGGCGGCGCCCACTGGGTGGATGCGCGGGTGTCGGACGACGAAGCCCTGGCGCGCTGGGACGCCATGCCGCCCCGGTCCTGA
- a CDS encoding SET domain-containing protein: MPQPRFTPCVSLPAVEVRNSEIHGLGVFAAKTLPKGSTLGFYDGRRYTARQIARITWDEKLTYLFGLSDGTTIDGGNGGNATRHLNHACAPNCEAQEETGEDGKLRVRIATLKRVRPGEELFIDYALTADESASPADYACRCGARKCRGTMLGAV, encoded by the coding sequence ATGCCTCAGCCCCGCTTCACCCCGTGTGTTTCCTTGCCCGCCGTGGAAGTCCGCAACAGCGAGATCCATGGCCTGGGCGTGTTCGCCGCCAAAACCCTGCCCAAGGGCAGCACCCTGGGCTTCTATGACGGCCGCCGCTACACGGCCCGGCAGATCGCCCGCATCACCTGGGACGAGAAACTCACCTACCTCTTCGGCCTGTCGGACGGCACCACGATCGACGGCGGCAACGGCGGCAACGCCACCCGCCATCTCAACCACGCCTGCGCGCCCAACTGCGAGGCACAGGAAGAGACCGGCGAGGACGGCAAGCTGCGGGTGCGCATCGCCACGCTCAAGCGGGTGCGCCCCGGCGAGGAGCTGTTCATCGACTACGCGCTGACGGCCGACGAGAGCGCATCGCCCGCAGATTACGCCTGCCGCTGCGGCGCCCGCAAGTGCCGCGGCACGATGCTGGGCGCGGTTTAG